Within Candidatus Binataceae bacterium, the genomic segment AGTCATGCTGCGCATCGATAGTGAATCCTTTCCCCGCCCGCTACAGAGTTGCGATTTGCAAATCGCGGTAAAACGCCAGGGTCTGCACCGCCATCGCCGTGAGACTGAAGCCGGCGATTGCCCGTTCTCGCGACGCCACACCCATAGCCATTCGAACCTCCGGCGCCATCGCGAGAAGCCGCACCGCCTGCGCCAATGCCGACGCATCGGCCGGAGAAACCAGATGGCCGCTGACGCCCTCCTCGACCGCTTCGCTCAAGCCGCCGACGTCACTCGCGATAACTGGCAGTCCACACGCCATAGCTTCGAGCGCGGCAACCCCGAGTCCTTCCATTAGGGATGGCATCACGAAAATATCCAGCGCCCACAGCAGCGCGCGCGCGTCAGCGAGCGCACCCAGCATCTGCACCCCGGATACGGCGGTTTGTGCGGCAAGTTCTTGCGCGAGTGGTCCATCGCCGGCGATAAACCCACGTAGGTTAACGCCCGGCGGAGCGATCGCGCGGGCGAGGCGTAGCGCTTCAATAAAATATCGATGGCCCTTGCGGGGCGTCAGCGCGCCGACGGCGCCGACCGCTATATCAGCGTCGCTGAGTCCGAGACGAACGCGAGCCTCGGCGCGCGCGCGCGCGCTCGGGGGTGCGAACCACACGCAGTCGACGCCGCTCGGAATAATCCTCAATCGCGCGGGCCGCACACCGCCACGTTCGAGCGCCGCTCCCACGCCGCGCGAAATCGCAATCACTCCGTCCACCGCCTGATTATACAGATACCTGCCAAAAAGCCGGTTCGGCCGATAGTCCATCCGGCGCGTCACTATTCTTACCGGCGCCAGTCCGCGCACATAGGGCGCGAGCGCATGAGCGCGCGCGGTATGGAAATGCACCACGTCATAAGTTCCGCGCGCCAGCAGGCCGCGCAGCCGCATCGCCGCCGCGATATCTAACGAATTGCGCACCCGCAAAGGATGGCAAACCACCCCCTCCGCCCGCGCCCGTCGCCACAGCTCACCGTCCCGATCGCAGAGAATTTCAGCGCGATGGCCGCGCCGTCGCAGTTCGAGTGTCAGGCCCATCACTTGCGTTTCGCCGCCGCTGAAACCGCGCTCCGGATCAACCCCCGCCACGCGCAACGGTCCGCTTGGCACACCATGGTTGGAGGCCGTCCCTGCCGAAGAATCAAATGACGGGCTACGGGCGGGAAGGTCATCCGCCCTATCCACTGACGTTACCTTCGATCAGCCGTGTGGGTTGTATCACCGTCACGAAATTACCATCACGCTCGATGCGCCGCCGGAGCATCGCCGCAACCCGCCGGGTCATCTTGCGCGAGTCCCGCCACTTCATCGCGAGGCCATAACTGCGAAGGAGCCGCAGCCGATCGCTGCGGGTAATCCCTGGCATCGCAAACCGTCCGAGCTGCACCAGATTGCGCAACATCCGGCGGCGCCGTCCGATCGCGAAGCTCAGCCGCGTCCGCTCGTGATCGAGAAATATGAAGCGGGGCTGCACTTCAAGGACAACAAAGATGTTGAAAGGCGTGAGATCGCCATGCACGAAAC encodes:
- a CDS encoding glycosyltransferase family 4 protein translates to MAGVDPERGFSGGETQVMGLTLELRRRGHRAEILCDRDGELWRRARAEGVVCHPLRVRNSLDIAAAMRLRGLLARGTYDVVHFHTARAHALAPYVRGLAPVRIVTRRMDYRPNRLFGRYLYNQAVDGVIAISRGVGAALERGGVRPARLRIIPSGVDCVWFAPPSARARAEARVRLGLSDADIAVGAVGALTPRKGHRYFIEALRLARAIAPPGVNLRGFIAGDGPLAQELAAQTAVSGVQMLGALADARALLWALDIFVMPSLMEGLGVAALEAMACGLPVIASDVGGLSEAVEEGVSGHLVSPADASALAQAVRLLAMAPEVRMAMGVASRERAIAGFSLTAMAVQTLAFYRDLQIATL